In Nocardia yunnanensis, one DNA window encodes the following:
- a CDS encoding glyoxalase has protein sequence MENITDIATTLTVELEVPDPEAAAATYEAAFGLGDRLGFRAEQGPSSGFRGFMLSLVVSQPSTVDSLIGTALEAGFTTLDPAKKSLWGYGGIVQAPDGTIWKISCSKKKDVAPFTRDIDTVVLLLGVEDVKASKRFYVDHGLTVAKSFGGKYAEFACPGSPITLAMYPRKAAAKEAGISPEGTGSHRLVITGTTGTFTDPDGFVWQATA, from the coding sequence ATGGAAAACATCACCGACATCGCCACCACCCTCACCGTCGAGCTCGAGGTTCCCGATCCGGAGGCCGCGGCCGCCACCTACGAGGCCGCGTTCGGACTGGGCGACCGGCTGGGGTTCCGGGCCGAGCAGGGACCCAGCAGCGGGTTCCGCGGATTCATGCTCTCCCTGGTCGTCTCGCAGCCCAGCACGGTCGACAGCCTCATCGGTACCGCGCTCGAGGCCGGTTTCACCACCCTCGATCCGGCCAAGAAGAGCCTCTGGGGCTACGGCGGGATCGTGCAGGCCCCCGACGGCACCATCTGGAAGATCAGCTGCTCCAAGAAGAAGGACGTCGCCCCCTTCACCCGCGACATCGACACCGTGGTCCTGCTGCTCGGCGTCGAGGACGTGAAGGCCAGCAAGCGCTTCTACGTCGACCACGGCCTCACCGTAGCCAAAAGCTTCGGCGGCAAATACGCCGAATTCGCCTGCCCCGGTTCCCCCATCACCCTCGCCATGTACCCCCGCAAAGCCGCCGCCAAAGAAGCCGGCATTTCCCCCGAAGGCACCGGCTCCCACCGCCTCGTCATCACCGGCACCACTGGAACCTTCACCGACCCCGACGGCTTCGTCTGGCAAGCCACAGCGTGA
- a CDS encoding potassium transporter Kup, whose protein sequence is MTTAKVTSGAGAGERAGVRPGLVLGALGVVFGDIGTSPIYALRAVFDPGDPHPVAVRADAVFGVVSLVFWSMVVIVTVTYVLIALRADHDGEGGIMALITLVRRWAVPGRRRMGVVLAALGIFGAALFLGDSMITPAISVLSAVEGVEIVAPSLGRAVLPITVVIIVALFLVQRRGTATVGRVFGPVMLVWFLAIGACGIAGLTKHPDMLRALSPTYALGFLFGHFGVAFFALAAIVLAVTGAEALYADLGHFGRRSITRAWLFVVFPACLLSYLGQGALILDDPRHAASPFFLAVPGWGRPLMVALATAATVIASQAVISGAYSVAAQAIRIGYLPRLRVVHTSASRPGQIYVPWINWLLMVSVLTLALAFRSSTALAAAYGMAVTCTITITTLLLSYLAYAKWRLPPWLIACGAAPLLTVDLLYVAANLTKLVHGAWLPLLIGLAAFLLMTTWQRGRHVVMAERERREGSLREFLEGLRTAEPPLAVVEGTAVFLNRGKELAPLALRANVERNHVRHRQIVILSVETESTPRVPDDERIRIDHLGDPDDGIVHVAVRAGYRERPHVPAVLARLDAQDTEGVLDLDDATYFLSKIELSLARESALPRWRSRLFIAMSYISADAVEHFGLPRDRTVVMGARIEI, encoded by the coding sequence ATGACGACTGCCAAGGTGACGAGCGGCGCGGGTGCGGGGGAGCGGGCGGGGGTGCGGCCGGGGCTGGTGCTGGGGGCGTTGGGGGTGGTGTTCGGGGATATCGGGACGAGTCCGATCTATGCGTTGCGGGCCGTGTTCGATCCGGGGGATCCGCATCCGGTGGCGGTGCGCGCCGATGCGGTGTTCGGGGTGGTGTCGCTGGTGTTCTGGTCGATGGTGGTCATCGTGACGGTCACCTATGTGTTGATCGCGTTGCGGGCGGACCATGACGGCGAGGGCGGCATCATGGCGCTGATCACGCTGGTGCGGCGGTGGGCAGTGCCGGGGCGGCGGCGTATGGGCGTGGTGCTGGCGGCCCTCGGAATCTTCGGGGCGGCACTGTTTCTCGGTGATTCCATGATCACCCCGGCCATCTCGGTGCTGTCGGCGGTGGAGGGGGTGGAGATCGTCGCGCCGTCGCTGGGCCGGGCGGTGCTGCCGATCACCGTGGTCATCATCGTGGCGTTGTTTCTGGTGCAGCGGCGCGGCACGGCGACGGTGGGGCGGGTGTTCGGTCCGGTGATGCTGGTGTGGTTCCTGGCGATCGGCGCCTGCGGGATCGCCGGCCTCACCAAGCATCCGGACATGCTGCGCGCGCTGTCGCCGACCTATGCGCTCGGATTCTTGTTCGGCCACTTCGGAGTGGCGTTCTTCGCGCTGGCCGCCATCGTCCTCGCGGTCACCGGCGCGGAGGCGCTGTACGCGGACCTGGGCCACTTCGGCCGCCGATCCATCACCCGCGCTTGGCTTTTCGTCGTCTTCCCGGCCTGCCTGCTGAGCTATCTCGGTCAGGGCGCGCTGATCCTCGACGATCCCCGCCACGCCGCGAGCCCGTTCTTCCTGGCGGTGCCGGGCTGGGGGCGGCCGCTGATGGTGGCGCTGGCGACCGCGGCCACCGTGATCGCCTCGCAGGCCGTCATCTCCGGCGCGTATTCGGTGGCCGCGCAAGCCATTCGCATCGGCTACCTGCCCCGGCTGCGGGTCGTGCACACCTCCGCCTCGCGGCCGGGACAGATCTACGTGCCCTGGATCAACTGGCTGCTCATGGTCTCGGTGCTGACCCTGGCGCTGGCCTTCCGCAGCTCCACCGCGCTGGCTGCCGCCTACGGCATGGCGGTCACCTGCACGATCACCATCACCACGCTGCTGCTGTCGTATCTGGCCTACGCGAAATGGCGGTTGCCGCCCTGGCTGATCGCCTGCGGCGCGGCGCCGCTGCTCACCGTGGACCTGCTCTACGTCGCGGCCAATCTGACCAAGCTGGTGCACGGCGCGTGGCTGCCGCTGCTCATCGGCCTGGCGGCTTTCCTGCTCATGACCACCTGGCAGCGCGGCCGCCACGTCGTCATGGCCGAACGGGAGCGCCGGGAGGGCTCGCTGCGCGAATTCCTCGAGGGACTGCGGACCGCCGAGCCGCCCCTGGCCGTCGTCGAGGGCACCGCCGTATTCCTCAATCGCGGTAAGGAATTGGCCCCGCTGGCGCTGCGGGCCAATGTCGAACGCAATCACGTGCGCCACCGGCAGATCGTGATCCTGTCGGTGGAGACCGAATCCACGCCGCGAGTCCCCGACGACGAGCGGATCCGGATCGATCATCTCGGCGACCCCGACGACGGCATCGTCCACGTCGCCGTCCGCGCCGGCTATCGAGAGCGGCCGCATGTGCCGGCGGTGCTGGCCCGGCTGGACGCGCAGGACACCGAGGGCGTGCTCGACCTCGACGACGCCACCTACTTCCTGTCCAAGATCGAGCTGAGCCTGGCGCGCGAATCGGCCCTGCCGCGCTGGCGCAGCAGGCTTTTCATCGCCATGAGCTACATCTCCGCCGATGCCGTCGAACATTTCGGGCTGCCCCGCGATCGCACGGTGGTGATGGGCGCGCGCATCGAGATCTGA
- a CDS encoding phage holin family protein — MEMPGKFDPTSAVSGLAGGAQLNTMIRQQFEAVLRETLFRKPRFSQRMKLNTGAALLGLYGGGLVAAVILLLALAIPAWASALIVGAVLLGAAAVVRTMAKSRSAESPVSAVDPRG; from the coding sequence ATGGAGATGCCCGGGAAATTCGACCCCACGTCCGCGGTCAGCGGCCTGGCCGGCGGTGCGCAGCTGAACACGATGATACGTCAGCAGTTCGAGGCCGTGCTGCGCGAAACCCTGTTCCGCAAGCCACGATTCAGCCAGCGGATGAAGCTCAACACCGGTGCGGCGCTGCTGGGACTCTACGGCGGCGGCCTCGTCGCGGCCGTGATTCTGCTGCTGGCACTGGCCATCCCGGCGTGGGCGTCCGCGCTCATCGTCGGCGCGGTGCTGCTCGGCGCGGCCGCGGTGGTGCGGACCATGGCCAAGTCGCGCTCGGCGGAATCGCCCGTCTCCGCGGTCGATCCGCGCGGTTGA
- a CDS encoding gas vesicle protein, whose amino-acid sequence MTTEPDPYLEGELLPFDDDPPAVSGNRDVALIDLLDRVLAGGVVIAGDVTLSIAEVELVRINLRALIVSAAALIGQQPRPDVR is encoded by the coding sequence ATGACGACCGAACCCGACCCCTACCTCGAGGGCGAGCTGCTGCCTTTCGACGACGATCCGCCCGCGGTCTCGGGCAACCGCGACGTCGCCCTCATCGATCTACTCGACCGGGTCTTGGCCGGCGGGGTCGTCATCGCCGGGGATGTCACGCTCTCGATCGCCGAGGTGGAGTTGGTGCGCATCAACCTGCGCGCCCTGATCGTCTCGGCCGCCGCGCTCATCGGCCAGCAGCCGCGACCCGACGTGCGGTGA
- a CDS encoding GvpL/GvpF family gas vesicle protein produces the protein MDNEYAQWVYAVRRGEVPPPAATGVCGETVRCIHAAGLTAVVGAVPLADFDSDALQRNLNDFDWLAAAARAHHAVVEAASAGRPVIPVRLAVLCRDDEGVRRLLIERESDFRSALDLVDGRAEWGVRAYVRPAEPDPEPARPTSGADYLRERRDSLRRHRSEREAAELAASGMYRVLCRHAVAARCRPTTETVHTGRRGPLVLNATYLVDNTEATGFLSTAEQFDENELLTIERSGPWPPYTFVGAAGDL, from the coding sequence ATGGACAATGAGTACGCGCAGTGGGTGTACGCCGTTCGCCGCGGGGAGGTGCCGCCGCCGGCCGCCACCGGGGTGTGCGGTGAGACGGTCCGCTGTATCCACGCCGCCGGGCTGACCGCCGTCGTCGGCGCGGTGCCGCTGGCCGACTTCGATTCCGATGCCCTGCAACGCAATCTGAACGATTTCGACTGGCTGGCGGCCGCCGCGCGCGCCCACCACGCCGTGGTCGAGGCCGCCTCCGCGGGCCGTCCGGTCATCCCGGTCCGGCTCGCGGTGCTGTGCCGCGACGACGAGGGGGTGCGGCGGCTGCTGATCGAGCGCGAGAGCGATTTCCGCTCCGCGCTGGACCTGGTGGACGGCCGGGCCGAATGGGGGGTGCGCGCGTATGTGCGCCCCGCCGAGCCCGACCCCGAGCCCGCGCGCCCCACCTCGGGCGCGGACTATCTGCGGGAGCGGCGAGACAGCTTGCGCCGGCATCGATCCGAGCGTGAAGCGGCGGAACTCGCCGCCTCCGGCATGTACCGCGTGCTGTGTCGGCACGCGGTGGCGGCGCGCTGCCGCCCGACCACCGAGACCGTCCACACCGGGCGGCGCGGGCCGCTGGTGCTGAACGCCACCTACCTGGTCGACAATACCGAGGCCACCGGATTCCTCTCCACCGCAGAGCAATTCGACGAGAACGAGCTGTTGACGATCGAACGGTCCGGCCCGTGGCCGCCCTACACCTTCGTCGGGGCGGCAGGAGACCTGTGA
- a CDS encoding gas vesicle protein, protein MTLPDRYSSRSARSGSEPANLGDILERVLDKGLVIAGDIRVNLLDIELLTIKLRLVIASLETAREVGIDWWQQDPWLHGDAGDKTRDLRGRADPELPTQTDAELRSENERLRQRLAELEAKQPETEHGQ, encoded by the coding sequence ATGACTCTGCCAGACCGCTACTCCTCCCGATCCGCGCGCAGCGGGTCGGAGCCGGCCAATCTCGGCGACATCCTGGAGCGGGTGCTCGACAAGGGGCTGGTCATCGCGGGTGACATCCGGGTGAACCTGCTCGATATCGAGCTGCTCACCATCAAGTTGCGGCTGGTCATCGCCTCACTCGAGACCGCCCGGGAGGTCGGCATCGATTGGTGGCAGCAGGATCCGTGGCTGCACGGCGACGCCGGCGACAAGACCAGGGATCTGCGCGGCCGCGCCGATCCGGAACTTCCGACCCAGACCGATGCCGAACTCCGTTCGGAGAACGAGCGATTGCGTCAGCGGCTCGCCGAACTGGAGGCCAAGCAGCCGGAGACCGAGCATGGACAATGA
- the gvpO gene encoding gas vesicle protein GvpO has protein sequence MANEQRSRSRNSDASDGDGRLSAATAAAAGVRLIAELTGQNVLGATAVRPTDPGWTVEVEVLEETHIPSSADVLALYRLELSETGELLSYSRIRRGQRCSIGDERR, from the coding sequence ATGGCCAACGAACAGCGTTCTCGCAGCAGGAATTCGGATGCCTCCGACGGCGACGGGCGGCTGTCGGCCGCGACCGCCGCCGCCGCGGGCGTGCGCCTGATCGCCGAGCTCACCGGCCAGAACGTGCTCGGCGCGACCGCGGTGCGGCCGACCGACCCGGGCTGGACGGTCGAGGTCGAGGTGCTCGAGGAGACCCACATCCCGTCCTCGGCGGATGTGCTGGCCCTCTATCGGCTCGAACTCTCCGAGACCGGTGAACTGCTGTCCTACAGCAGGATTCGGCGCGGGCAGCGCTGTTCGATCGGGGACGAGCGGCGATGA
- a CDS encoding gas vesicle protein GvpG produces the protein MIGTLLSLPVLPLKAVVALARVIADEADRQLYSPAAIRRELDELQRRRAAGELDEDAYRQAEQQVLNRALHRGK, from the coding sequence ATGATCGGCACCCTGCTCAGCCTGCCGGTGCTGCCGTTGAAGGCGGTGGTCGCCCTGGCCCGGGTGATCGCCGACGAGGCCGACCGTCAGCTCTACAGCCCCGCCGCCATTCGCCGCGAGCTCGACGAGCTGCAGCGCCGGCGGGCGGCCGGCGAGCTGGACGAGGACGCGTACCGGCAGGCCGAGCAGCAGGTGCTGAACCGGGCTCTGCACCGCGGGAAGTGA
- a CDS encoding GvpL/GvpF family gas vesicle protein, with protein MTTADTASQTTGADAKANVAQLIYAIVPAGHEPQGQGIGRSPAPLRTVTHGEIAALVSAVAVDEPLDRAEDLENYSRIVDNLVRETSIVPIRFGAALEDEAAVASGLLEPNAEQFGAALRDLGGQAEYLVSGQYVEQTVLREILQENQQAAELAETLRTTPAAAGRDVSLALGEIINSELEHKREGDTDIMVNTLRQLTEELVLRPPTHEEEIATLAVLVPLDKEDELVHVVDLLSKQWENRVSLRIVGPLAAWDFLTIEATESQ; from the coding sequence ATGACCACCGCCGACACCGCCTCGCAGACCACGGGTGCCGACGCGAAAGCCAATGTCGCCCAGTTGATCTACGCCATCGTCCCCGCCGGCCACGAGCCGCAGGGTCAGGGCATCGGGCGTTCGCCCGCGCCGCTGCGGACCGTCACCCACGGTGAGATCGCCGCACTGGTGAGCGCGGTGGCCGTCGACGAACCGCTCGACCGCGCAGAGGATCTGGAGAACTACTCCCGGATCGTGGACAACCTGGTCCGCGAGACCTCGATCGTGCCAATCCGTTTCGGTGCCGCGCTCGAGGACGAGGCCGCCGTGGCATCGGGATTGCTGGAACCCAACGCCGAGCAGTTCGGCGCCGCGCTGCGGGATCTGGGCGGTCAGGCCGAGTACCTGGTGAGCGGGCAGTACGTCGAGCAGACCGTGCTGCGCGAGATCCTCCAGGAGAACCAGCAGGCCGCGGAACTGGCCGAAACGCTGCGGACCACGCCCGCGGCGGCGGGCCGCGATGTCAGCCTGGCGCTGGGCGAGATCATCAACTCCGAACTCGAGCACAAGCGCGAGGGCGACACCGACATCATGGTGAACACCCTGCGGCAGTTGACCGAAGAGCTGGTGCTGCGTCCGCCCACGCACGAGGAGGAGATCGCCACCCTCGCGGTGCTGGTGCCCCTCGACAAGGAGGACGAGCTGGTGCACGTGGTCGATCTGCTGAGCAAGCAGTGGGAGAACCGGGTCAGCCTGCGCATTGTCGGACCGCTGGCCGCCTGGGACTTCCTGACCATCGAAGCGACGGAATCACAATGA
- a CDS encoding CsbD family protein, producing MSATDKAKNKADELAGKAQEKLGKVTGDADREQAGKIRQAKDNVKDAGEKVKDAFRD from the coding sequence ATGAGCGCCACCGACAAGGCCAAGAACAAGGCCGATGAGCTGGCCGGCAAGGCTCAGGAGAAACTGGGCAAGGTCACCGGCGACGCCGACCGCGAGCAGGCCGGCAAGATCCGCCAGGCCAAGGACAACGTCAAGGACGCCGGCGAGAAAGTCAAGGACGCTTTCCGCGACTGA
- a CDS encoding cation-translocating P-type ATPase codes for MSLAKTTLALPVRAVETSWELAGMGIDAANAGLEAVAPESIRRLRDDLLVLADLRGERTQRRIAPGSDRAAVEVRGLTSEHSAHVLAALEDRLDRLGAVRWWRINAVTGRVVAGLADPAAELPLLLEAIAAAESDTDVAEHTWDRSVEHPADREPVVAAGIQLAADVLAIGMAATGVLLPFDTTARLLRGMALLADNQPRLREQLEARLGRVRTDVVLTLVTAVGSAASESVAKLAVDAAQRSLIFLEASSSYTRWGAWEREHIGHEQSAVRTPLPPRDRPVPLPGGPVERVADETAAGSLLGSAAFATGARFGQALEALELGAPKAARASREGFAAALSTALSRAGVLTLQPGVWRRLDRLSAVVIDGEALLSDRRVVLDADPEPGQSAADLWVAAQHALKNTVHQAHSTPGDTRPRLVHQGSGTPDRGMTRTPVWREVRVGERILGRALIGREVDRRAQPVLESARAAGLRVILSAHQDLRELRSLADEFVPAEISRSKLVDDLQRDGHVVAVLGAQSFKALDWADVAIGLARGEDGAVRVPWSADAVCRDLAQVQRILAAVPAARQVSERARVLALSATALGGLMLAVRPRGGPSAPLLAANVAGLLNGAATGWRAARGDTLDSAAPLLPWHALGGAEVLERLPEPIALAERAADENPTRPALITPLAPVVDFAGHVRRELADPLTPLLGVGALATAILGSFSDAILLSSVLTVNAMVSALQRQRAERALHGLLEREQTIGRVLLGRDRLDDPDVGETVVPAERLLIGDLIALRAGDVVPADGRLLVAHDLEVDESGLTGESVTVDKGTAATPGAVLAERTCMVFEGATVVNGDGVAVVVATGRDTQAGRATAGARPPEKAGVQAQLRALTDRALPLTLAGGSVVALLGGLRGQVLRQAIADGVAVAVAAVPEGLPLVATVAQFAAARRLSRYGVLVRASRTVEALGRVDTVCFDKTGTLTHGRLRLTALADTTRQWTAATDSADARRLLRAAARACPDPDEGPVQHATDRAVLDAAREQLGGDTHPWDQIEQVPFESNRGYAAALGRTRRNLRLFVKGAPEIVLPRCGRLRESDGTITELDESARRRLRGAVLELADQGLRVLVVARREFASAPADVENAVGDLTVLGLLGLADTPRPHSLQLVQALQDNDIRVRMITGDHPVTAAAIARQLGIDAAHVTTGADLDRLDDSGQLELIERSAVFARVNPEHKVRIVAALRRRGHTVAMTGDGANDAAAIRTADVGIGMAAAGSVAARNAADLVLTRTEPLALLDALAEGRGMWRRVTDAVGVLVGGNAGEVGFTLYGTALSGRAPLGTRQFLLVNMLTDMFPALALALSPGGSGLADDPSIDVETRAARRAIELAEIPPAQLATDLPRALAVRGIVTATAASTAWTVARYTGTQRRAATVGLVALIGAQLAQTLLAARTSPLIWATTVASGTVLGIVVMTPGLCTYFGCRPLGPVGWTIALGSAAGAGAGAAILSSRLG; via the coding sequence GTGTCCCTCGCGAAAACGACGCTGGCGCTGCCGGTCCGGGCGGTGGAGACCAGTTGGGAACTGGCCGGTATGGGAATCGACGCCGCCAACGCCGGACTGGAAGCGGTTGCCCCGGAATCGATACGGCGCCTGCGCGACGATCTGCTGGTCCTGGCGGATCTGCGCGGCGAGCGCACCCAGCGGCGGATCGCGCCGGGCTCCGATCGGGCCGCGGTGGAGGTGCGCGGGCTGACCTCGGAGCATTCCGCCCACGTCCTGGCGGCCCTGGAGGATCGGCTCGATCGGCTCGGCGCGGTGCGCTGGTGGCGAATCAACGCCGTGACCGGACGCGTGGTCGCCGGCCTGGCCGACCCCGCCGCCGAACTGCCGCTGCTGCTCGAGGCGATCGCCGCCGCGGAGTCGGACACGGATGTCGCCGAGCACACCTGGGACCGCTCGGTGGAACATCCCGCCGATCGGGAACCGGTGGTGGCGGCCGGTATTCAGCTGGCCGCCGACGTGCTGGCCATCGGGATGGCCGCCACCGGCGTGCTGCTGCCGTTCGACACCACCGCGCGGCTGCTGCGCGGCATGGCCCTGCTGGCCGACAATCAGCCGCGGCTGCGCGAACAACTGGAAGCCCGGCTGGGCCGGGTGCGCACCGATGTGGTGCTGACCCTGGTCACCGCCGTCGGCAGCGCCGCCTCCGAGAGCGTGGCGAAACTGGCCGTCGATGCGGCGCAACGAAGTTTGATCTTCCTGGAGGCGAGCAGCTCCTACACCCGCTGGGGCGCCTGGGAGCGCGAGCACATCGGGCACGAGCAGTCCGCGGTCCGCACCCCGCTGCCCCCGCGCGATCGGCCCGTCCCGCTGCCGGGCGGGCCGGTGGAACGGGTGGCCGACGAGACCGCGGCCGGAAGCCTGCTCGGCAGCGCGGCTTTCGCGACCGGCGCCCGATTCGGCCAGGCCCTCGAGGCGCTCGAACTGGGCGCGCCCAAGGCGGCGCGCGCCAGCCGCGAGGGTTTCGCCGCGGCGCTGTCGACCGCGCTGTCCCGCGCCGGGGTGCTCACTTTGCAGCCGGGCGTCTGGCGGCGGCTGGATCGGCTCAGCGCCGTGGTCATCGACGGCGAGGCGCTGCTGAGCGACCGCCGCGTGGTGCTCGACGCCGATCCCGAGCCCGGCCAGTCGGCCGCCGACCTCTGGGTCGCGGCTCAGCACGCGCTGAAAAACACTGTGCACCAAGCACACTCGACCCCGGGGGATACTCGCCCCCGGCTGGTCCACCAGGGCAGCGGCACCCCCGATCGCGGGATGACCCGCACACCCGTGTGGCGGGAAGTGCGGGTGGGCGAGCGCATCCTCGGCCGCGCGCTCATCGGCCGCGAGGTGGATCGGCGGGCCCAGCCCGTGCTCGAATCCGCCCGCGCGGCGGGCCTGCGGGTCATCCTCTCCGCCCACCAGGATCTGCGGGAACTGCGCTCGCTGGCCGACGAATTCGTGCCCGCCGAGATCTCGCGCAGCAAACTCGTCGACGATCTGCAGCGCGACGGGCATGTGGTCGCGGTCCTGGGCGCGCAGTCGTTCAAGGCCCTGGACTGGGCCGATGTCGCCATCGGGCTCGCGCGCGGCGAGGACGGCGCGGTCCGGGTGCCCTGGAGCGCCGACGCGGTCTGCCGCGATCTCGCTCAGGTGCAACGCATTCTGGCCGCCGTCCCGGCCGCGCGGCAGGTCAGCGAGCGCGCCCGGGTGCTGGCGCTCTCGGCGACCGCGCTGGGCGGGCTCATGCTGGCGGTGCGGCCGCGCGGCGGACCGTCGGCGCCGCTGCTCGCCGCCAATGTCGCCGGACTGCTCAACGGCGCGGCCACCGGCTGGCGGGCCGCCCGCGGCGACACCCTGGATTCGGCCGCGCCGCTGCTGCCCTGGCACGCGCTGGGTGGCGCGGAAGTGCTCGAGCGCCTGCCGGAGCCGATCGCCCTCGCCGAGCGGGCGGCCGACGAAAACCCCACTCGCCCAGCCCTGATCACCCCACTGGCGCCGGTGGTGGATTTCGCGGGCCATGTCCGGCGGGAGCTCGCCGACCCGCTGACGCCGCTGCTCGGGGTCGGGGCGCTGGCGACCGCCATCCTCGGCTCCTTCTCCGATGCCATCCTGCTGTCGTCGGTGCTCACCGTGAACGCCATGGTGTCCGCGCTGCAACGGCAGCGCGCCGAACGCGCCCTGCACGGGCTGCTGGAACGCGAGCAGACCATCGGGCGGGTGCTGCTCGGCCGCGACCGGCTCGACGACCCGGACGTCGGCGAAACCGTCGTTCCCGCAGAACGATTGCTGATCGGCGACCTGATCGCCCTGCGCGCCGGCGACGTCGTTCCCGCCGACGGCCGGCTGCTCGTCGCTCACGATCTCGAGGTCGACGAATCCGGCCTCACCGGCGAATCGGTCACGGTCGACAAGGGGACCGCCGCCACCCCCGGCGCGGTACTGGCCGAACGGACCTGCATGGTCTTCGAGGGCGCGACCGTCGTCAACGGCGACGGGGTGGCCGTCGTGGTCGCCACCGGCCGCGACACCCAGGCCGGACGCGCCACCGCGGGCGCGCGACCGCCCGAGAAGGCCGGTGTGCAAGCGCAATTGCGGGCGCTGACCGACCGGGCGCTGCCGCTCACCCTGGCCGGCGGCTCGGTGGTGGCCCTGCTGGGCGGACTGCGCGGACAGGTGCTGCGCCAGGCCATCGCCGACGGGGTCGCGGTCGCCGTGGCCGCCGTGCCCGAGGGACTGCCGCTGGTCGCCACCGTCGCCCAGTTCGCGGCCGCCCGCCGGCTCTCGCGCTACGGGGTGCTGGTGCGCGCCAGCCGGACCGTCGAGGCGCTGGGCCGCGTCGACACCGTCTGCTTCGACAAGACCGGCACCCTGACCCACGGCCGGCTGCGGCTCACCGCGCTGGCCGACACGACCCGACAGTGGACGGCCGCAACCGATTCCGCCGACGCGCGGCGGCTGCTGCGCGCGGCCGCCCGCGCCTGCCCGGACCCGGACGAGGGGCCGGTGCAGCACGCCACCGACCGCGCGGTGCTCGACGCCGCCCGCGAACAGCTCGGCGGCGACACCCATCCGTGGGATCAGATCGAGCAGGTGCCGTTCGAATCCAACCGCGGCTACGCCGCCGCGCTCGGCCGCACCCGCCGCAACCTGCGGCTGTTCGTCAAGGGCGCACCCGAGATCGTGCTGCCGCGCTGCGGCCGCCTGCGCGAATCCGACGGCACCATCACCGAATTGGACGAGTCCGCGCGCCGCCGGCTGCGCGGCGCGGTGCTGGAGCTCGCCGATCAGGGCCTGCGGGTGCTGGTCGTGGCGCGCCGCGAATTCGCCTCCGCGCCCGCCGATGTCGAGAACGCCGTCGGCGATCTGACCGTGCTGGGGCTGCTCGGCCTGGCCGACACCCCGCGCCCGCACAGCCTCCAGCTGGTGCAGGCGCTGCAGGACAACGACATTCGGGTGCGGATGATCACCGGGGACCATCCGGTCACCGCGGCCGCCATCGCCCGGCAACTGGGCATCGACGCCGCGCACGTCACCACCGGCGCCGATCTGGACCGCCTCGACGACTCCGGCCAGCTCGAGCTCATCGAACGCAGCGCGGTGTTCGCGCGGGTGAATCCGGAACACAAGGTGCGCATCGTGGCCGCGCTGCGCCGGCGCGGGCACACCGTCGCCATGACCGGCGACGGCGCCAACGACGCCGCCGCCATCCGGACCGCCGACGTCGGAATCGGCATGGCCGCAGCGGGTTCGGTCGCCGCCCGCAATGCCGCGGACCTGGTGCTGACCCGCACCGAACCGCTGGCGCTGCTGGACGCGCTGGCCGAGGGGCGCGGCATGTGGCGGCGGGTCACCGACGCGGTCGGCGTGCTGGTGGGCGGGAACGCCGGCGAGGTCGGCTTCACCCTCTACGGCACCGCGCTCAGCGGGCGCGCGCCGCTGGGCACCCGGCAGTTCCTGCTGGTGAACATGCTCACCGATATGTTCCCGGCGCTGGCGCTGGCCCTGTCGCCCGGTGGTTCCGGCCTCGCCGACGATCCGTCCATCGACGTCGAGACCCGCGCCGCGCGCCGCGCGATCGAACTGGCCGAGATCCCGCCCGCCCAGCTCGCCACCGACCTGCCGCGCGCTCTCGCGGTGCGCGGAATCGTCACGGCCACAGCGGCTTCCACGGCGTGGACGGTGGCCCGCTACACCGGCACCCAGCGCCGCGCCGCCACGGTCGGGCTGGTCGCGCTCATCGG